The genome window AACACCTTTTATTGAAATAATTGGGTCAGTAACTGAGAATTGATCCCTTTAATGGCAAccaaaaaaaagttatttcatcAGAAAACAACACAAGGACTGGGGAGGGAGTTCCGCCCAGACAGTGTTTGCCATGCAGTCAACGAAGACCCAAGTTAAGCCCATGTAAAAAGGCAAGTGTGGCAgcgcatgcttgtaatctcagcactcagcaagAGACAACAGGATCTCCTGGGCTTGCTGCCCAGTCATGTCTAGATTAGTCAGCTAACTTCAGATCCTAGGAAGAGACCTTGGCTCAAAAGATGACAAGGCCCTCTTGAATGGCACCTAGATTGACCTCTGCCTGCCACACtcgtgcacatgtacatacatacacaagccaCAAAACAAGGCACAGTCATAGTGTTGCACACTTGTAGTCCTACACTTAAGATACTAGGAAGGGGTTTCAAGTttcagatcagccagggctatgtggcTATGTGGCAAGACCTTTTCTTTTGAAGATGAGTCTTCTGCatgtctctggctgtcctggaactcactatgtagaccaccaggctggcctcaacctcacagagatccaccttcaatgtgcttcctgagtgctgggattaaaggcatgcaccaccacacccagctaagaccCTGCATTAAACAGCCAGAAAGGCATAATATCTCATACCTATGAGCTCAATATTTGTGAATctgaggtaggtaggtaggtaggtaggcatctaagaattcaaagccaaccagcctgggctacatcgtgAGCTTATGATCAGCCTGGAATATATAGGCGTGGGGGAGGAAAAGCTAGGCTGGGAGTACAGTTCAGTGCTAAATGCCCATAAGTTGTCTAACATGTGCAAGTCCCTGTATTTGATggccaaaatttaaaagaataagacACAATTTTTCTCTTCAGAACACTCGTGTATCCTACTGAGGGTTAGACACATTCCAATGCCCTCTTTCCTTCCAGATAAGACACTGGGAATTTTGCTAGCTACACACCACTGATGTGTTCCCATCTATCTAGACATGAAAACTGATGAAGTTATTAATGCTATGAAATGATGAGTATCCCATACTGACCATGCCAAATACTTCAAGTTTGTGTTCCCTGAAGCAGTTTACAATGTTTACATGCCTCTTTTTATTCTAttacccatttttaaaatgagttcaGAGCTGGGAAGTGTTTGGCTAGCATGCAaaggttcagaggttaagagtatatTATCTGTTCTTCCAACACCCACGAGGCGGCTTCACAGTTGTCTGTTACTCTATGTCCAGGtgatctaacatcctcttctgatctctgagagcacagcaaaatactcatacacatgaaataattgtttggggttttttttgtttttccatatagggtttctctgtgcagccctggctggcctcaaactcaaatctGCCCGCCTCTGACTTCCAAGGGCCAggactaaaggtgtacatcaccaccacatggcatatttgattgtttgtttttccagacagggtttctctgtgtagttttggtgcctgtcctagatctggctctgtagaccaggctgacctcgaactcacagaaatctgcctagctctgcctccccagctgggattaaaggcgtgcgccaccactgcctgcctggcatattttttttaactcaaaggTTTAGAAGCTTACTGGGTAAGAGCATATATTCTTGCAGAGcacccaagtttggtttctagaacccatatggtggctcacaatccccTGTAACCATATCTCCAGGGgtatccactgccctcttctggtttcttccagcatccacacagagacatgcataaattataattttttttaaaaattttaaaaatttgaagttatttaattaatacaaataaGGACTTAAATACAAATGAAGGgctgaaaatacaaaatataccCAAGACACTTAGTTGTAGAGCTGGAAAACCCATTCACTGCCAAAACAGAATCAGAAAGTCCATTCTCAAAGGCACTCCCCAGGTCAcatccaggaaagatgcaaagaatGCAGCCTCAAGCTTGCTTTGTCTCCCACTTCCAGAGGTGGAGAACATGGTCATAAAAGGAGCAAGTGGCCAGGAGGCTCTTGTCAAAATTCCCTCCACTAAAGAGGCTGAGATCACTGATCTTGGAAGAGGAGCGCAGTTGGCTGCTGCTTTTCATGTCCTCtgttgatggaaggagagaggcctTCAATTCAACTCTGCTGTGAGCTTTAGCAGGGCCTTCCACATGGTGGTCCACTATTTGTTCATGGAAAGgtgctggtgactcctctgtaACCTTCAGGCTGTGGCAGTCTACTGCTCTCATGTCATTTTGATCGAAGGACCAGGTGGGTGTAGGCTTCATGGAACGGGAAGGAAGCCAGGACCAGTCAGCCCCATACACTAATGAGTTAGGCATTTCGTGGGATATTAAGACAGTCACGTCCTGCTTCTCCTCTGCAGCAAGGGACAGAGGAAAACCAGCATTACTCAAAGCTAATCAGCCTCCATTTATGTCTCCCATCAACTCCCACCAGGGGTGGCCATTCCATCAGCACACATTTACTGAGTAGCTGGCAAGTCTGCATAAGAAGAATGAAGATGTGGACAGGTGGGCAGAAAAGAAATAGGATATGCATTTTGCAATGTGCACCATGTCTCTGATATCAGCCCAGGCTATACAAGACCCACAAACAAGGGGCATGCTTCCAAACTACAGGGTTTGGCAGAAACTTTGTAGAAGGAGGTATAACTCATTCACAAAGGGCACAGGAGTAAGATGggaagaggacagaaaagaaatggGGAGCACAGGGCAAGaaagatgactcaacagttaagagcacttgctgctcttacagaagacctgggttgaGTTtgcagcactcacatggcaggtAATAGCTGCCAGTACCTCCAGCTCCAAAAATTCCTAAATCCTTCTGGCTGCCTCAGGTGctaggcatgcacacagtgcccatacatacatgcaggcaggcacacacacagacacataaaataaatatttttaaaagcgaAAGAAATGGAGAGCACATACAGAGTCAAGAGGCTAAGAGGACTACAGCAAGTGTGAGGAACTGATGGTAACTGCCTCTGGCTGTAACACAGTGGCTAGGAACGTGTAGTCCTGAGTAGGTCTGCAGAAGAAATTTCTAATAACTTCCCTAGACAGCCCCGCAGATGAGGAATGTGTCAGAAATAAGCCAGTACACATTGCAATGGTATAGAGTCATGGAAGAGACATTACGAACAGAGAAAGGAAGTTTCTTTGAGGACATGAAGGACAGAGCAGGCCCACAGTCCAGGAGCAAGGTGACAGCTGGTAAAAGCAATCCCCAAGAGCCAGCAGGGACACCAGATATGGTTGTCCCTGTAGTCCCAGTACCCATGACACTGAGACGGGAGGATtgcctctgagttcaaggccagcttcaaaTATCAAATTTGAAGCTAGCTTGtgttatgtgagaccctgtctgcaacacacacacacacacacacacacaaatttaaagaaatcttttttaaaaagagagaaaaaaaaactaaaaagatacAAGAAAGTAGTGACTTAAAGACTAGCAATTTAATGATGGGATCCTGGGGTAGTCTTCAGATTGCTTCTTTTCAGAGGGAGACTAGAGGGAGAGGGGATAAAGAAGAGAAACTGTGAGCCGAGaatgaggagaggaaggagttaAAGcttggaaagagaaagggggatggGAAATGGTTCTGATCATGTGACTTCATGTTGTGGTTCACCAAGCAAATGCAAGAACTTCTACAGCAGCCCCTAGAAGTGAGGCCCGTTCCCTACAGCCACTGACAGAGTTAGGCTTAACTAATACCTGTGAGAAAGGGAACAAGGGGAAGGCAACATGTGAGGCAGGGCTAGACTGGAGTCCAAGGTGTTTACAAGTAGGAAACTCAGAGAAGGCAGGGCAAGGATGGGACAAGTGGTGACACTCCTGGACAGGACCCCGGTGGAGCCAGGGAACCGCACAACACAGGAGGACTTAGACAACTGAACTGGGCATGAGGAAGCCAGGATGAAAGTGGGTTCTTGAAACTGAGGTCCAATACAGGTATTGGGCGGCTGTGACAAGTTCTGGGTGTGGCCTATGGAGAAAACCACCTGACTCCCTGCCCTGAGGCCAGCTCTATGTCCCCACTCACCAATGGCCGTCTGGCAGTTGAGAATCTTGAAGCCGTTGTGCATGCAGGCCGCCAGGAGTAGGTGGTGGTGGACTGGGTGCCACTTGAGCCTCCACACGCCTCCTTGCACTGGCACGTCTGCCAGTGGCTGCTTTATGTTCCGAGTGTCCCACAGCAGAACGTGCTCATCGTAGCTGGAACCATCCAGTCATTGGCATACAGGAAAGCTCATGCCCACATCTCCCCAAACACCACCCAGGTCCTGTCCAccagtttttttttgagacagggtttcactatgaagccttggctgacctggaactcactatacagatcaggctggcctgaaactcacaaagatccacctgcctctgcctccctagtgctggggttaaagtccTGCACAAACTGCCTACCCACTTATCTTTAAGGACATACCCCACTTTCTGGACCCAGACACCTGAAGTGTGGGTTGGTTGAGAGCTTCGGACTCAATTTTGAAGTCCTTGTGGAGAGGAGGTGAGAAATGCACAATCCAGCAGACCCTCTCCAGGGACTCACCTTCCAGTAGCCAGTATGTGTTCCTGATGGGGGTTGCTCTGGATGCTGCACACACCCATGGAGTGTCTGTAGGCAAAGCGGAACAAACACGGTAAAGGATGAAATGTCCTAAGACAGGAGCACAGAGGGGCCACGCCCAAGCTCTAACCAGTACCTTTTGCTAGTGAAGACAGGTGTGCCAAGCATCCTAGTGTCCCAGCCTTTCAGAAGGCAGTCATCTCCCCctgtgggaagacagagaagTCCATCAACAATGACATTAATAAGGAATCTATCTgcaagagctgggcagtggtggcgcacgcctttaatcccagcactcgggaggctgagccaggtggatctctgtgagtttgaggccagcctggtctacagagtgagttccaggacaggctccaaatctacacagagaaaccctgtcttgaaaaacaaaacaacaacaacaaaaaaaaaccaaacaaacaaaacaaaacaaacaaaccaaaaagtgGTATGACATTGGGTATCCTAATCATGAGAGTGACTGCTGAGTCATATCTGGCCATAAGACCTTCCAGGAGGATTCTTAGTATCATGACCCCCAGCTGCCCAGGGCCAGAGTGTCCATATCCAAGACTCCTGCCAAGGAGCAACATGAAAGAAGCAGTGGGCACGGGACTACAGTAGGCCCTTCTGGACCCTTCAGCACGCTATGGGCTGCAAAGGGAAATGCCCTATGCaagttaaaaaaggaaaaaagacccTTGGGAACAGAGAGgcatctcagtggttaagaacatgtatttctcttacagaggacccaagttcagttcatAGCAGCCACATCAGGTAGCTTAAAACCACCTGTAACATCAGCTCCAGAAGATccatgtcttctggcctccacaggggcttgtacatgtgtgtgcgtgcacacacagacacacagacacacagacacacacacacacacacacacacatgctcttaacaacaaccaaaaccaagcCCTGTGCTTGTTTCatgaaaactaaaagaaacagcAGGACAACTAGCCTCTTGGTCAACAACTagtctttaaagaaaagcaaTGCCAAGGCAGACGGTAAAAAACAGAATCCTGACAGAAGGAAAAGACTCAAGAGCAGGGCCCAAAGGCAGGgtgaagaagggagagggaaaataCTGAGCAGTGTCTACTTTACTCACTAACTATTCACCCATTACccaatcatccatccatccactatCCACCCAGTATCACACCCATCACTCACACATCAATTTACTTACTTTCCATCCTTCATCTGCCATCTCACATTCATCCATTCCCCACGTATCCAGCACCTACCACCCACCAACTATCCATATACCCATCTGATAGGTATTTACTGAATAGACACTAAGATCCCTGCAATAGACACAAAGGATATGGAGTAAGCACATGGTCTAATTAAGTGGAACAGCAGATAAGCTGAGCTAAGCATGAAGCCAGGTGAACCTAAAGTATAAACTATGGTTCTTGGGTAAATTTGCATAGTGGACTATGTTCTTCCCTTGTTCTattacatttacacacatacacactcatacactccaTCTTTATCAGGAAATCCAACTGGATCTGCCTTTACATGGATCCCAAATATACTTCTCACCTTTACTTCTCCCAACTTAGTATGAAccattcttgttcttttctttttggtggtatacacctttaatcccaccagaggaccaggaggcagaggcaatcggatctctgaatttgaggccagcctgatctacatagagagttccaagacaagacagcagagctacatagtgagaccctgtctcaaaagttttatgtttgtgtgttgcctacatgtgtgcatatacaccatGTGAGTTCCTattgcccatggagaccagaaaagggcatcagatcccctagagctggagttacagacagctgtgaattgccatgtggctgctgaggcctgaacctgggtcctctgcaagaacagcaagtgaacctaactgctgagccatctctccggacCCCAGTAAAAGCCACGCTTATCCTCCTCTGGTTAACGGTCCCCGGATCGGCTCTCCTCTTTTGTAATCTATAACTAACCAGAGCTCCTCTTAAACTTTAAACTATGTCAGAAAATGTCACTCCTCTGCAGTTACTCCACTGCAGTCCAGCCCCCTCTGTGGCCCGCCCTGTTGCCCCTGATGGCAAGCCCTTCTATTTCCACACGGCTGTGCGGCTGCTCTTCTCTCACACTAGGCCCACGGCTGCTGTGGGGCCACCACTCACGGCATGCACAGCTCTCCAGCAcactcttcttcttttctccagaACATTATCACACCGCTGACACTCCATGCAATTCCCTGTTACCTCACATTAGGTTCCCCTTCCCCCTTCAGTGTAAGCTTGGAGAAAACAGTCTGTTTGCTAAAGTCTCCCTGTTACATAAACTGCTTGTATTTCTGTTTGTGGAtctgtttggttttagtttttagtttggaagggggttgttttgg of Peromyscus maniculatus bairdii isolate BWxNUB_F1_BW_parent chromosome 4, HU_Pman_BW_mat_3.1, whole genome shotgun sequence contains these proteins:
- the Dph7 gene encoding diphthine methyltransferase isoform X2; the protein is MLKEGVAELQLVASWPAHHFEAWIAAFNYWQTELVYSGGDDCLLKGWDTRMLGTPVFTSKRHSMGVCSIQSNPHQEHILATGSYDEHVLLWDTRNIKQPLADVPVQGGVWRLKWHPVHHHLLLAACMHNGFKILNCQTAIEEKQDVTVLISHEMPNSLVYGADWSWLPSRSMKPTPTWSFDQNDMRAVDCHSLKVTEESPAPFHEQIVDHHVEGPAKAHSRVELKASLLPSTEDMKSSSQLRSSSKISDLSLFSGGNFDKSLLATCSFYDHVLHLWKWETKQA
- the Dph7 gene encoding diphthine methyltransferase isoform X1; translated protein: MAGSGSGTLQPLQAVDTEFTADSVEWCPVEGCQHLMTCGTYQLRTPEDQPALDVSEPQVRLGRLYLYSFNEDNTAKPLVEVQRRDSSAILDMKWCHIPVSGHILLGLANASGSIELLHLMECEKNSYTLQSISSLILEERCLSLSLDWSTGKPGRVRDQPLKIISSDSKGQLHLLMLKEGVAELQLVASWPAHHFEAWIAAFNYWQTELVYSGGDDCLLKGWDTRMLGTPVFTSKRHSMGVCSIQSNPHQEHILATGSYDEHVLLWDTRNIKQPLADVPVQGGVWRLKWHPVHHHLLLAACMHNGFKILNCQTAIEEKQDVTVLISHEMPNSLVYGADWSWLPSRSMKPTPTWSFDQNDMRAVDCHSLKVTEESPAPFHEQIVDHHVEGPAKAHSRVELKASLLPSTEDMKSSSQLRSSSKISDLSLFSGGNFDKSLLATCSFYDHVLHLWKWETKQA